In Lathamus discolor isolate bLatDis1 chromosome 1, bLatDis1.hap1, whole genome shotgun sequence, the following are encoded in one genomic region:
- the LOC136006644 gene encoding basic proline-rich protein-like, with translation MQCGCTDPAGHPQTAGSATASSRTAACTARTRSLPRGTRGITRAHLPQPGFLKHAPAPPAQHGSRCQRPPRSRSCPSGGGTTTVHRPRLPPAPRGPTGPRCHRRRARPDAPSPTADGTCRDGAGMEPVRATLPSGAAPARLPHAVPLVPAGCAAPAAPSESVQLIRAAPSRAEPSRTEPSRAAPSRAEPSRAAPSRAEPHRAEPSRTEPSRTEPSRAEPSRAAPLRPGPPRAVPKCPGPARAQRPLCRYSEDGPRGPGPGMGPPARLGTEPGGGRGPGGAARCGSLLQTAPPGLGAAARCRPTRAAVGTGTQPGSAERLQSPVPTAAWARAGLEEPPPLRPLGHRCPNLPLTSGAGARKRNPQCWIEPSLSPSRRSSRGRSRAPETQAGLGRKGLTLIQSQSPACCQGRPRPGECLERSMCASCFV, from the coding sequence ATGCAGTGCGGCTGCACAGACCCAGCGGGGCACCCCCAAACTGCCGGCTCTGCGACTGCCTCTTCCCGCACCGCTGCCTGCACGGCCCGCACCCGCAGCCTGCCCCGCGGGACACGCGGCATCACACGCGCCCATCTCCCACAGCCGGGGTTCCTGAAGCACGCCCCGGCACCCCCGGCACAGCACGGCAGCCGCTGCCAACGGCCCCCGCGCAGCCGCTCCTGCCCCTCCGGCGGCGGCACAACCACCGTACACCGGCCCCGGCTCCCGCCCGCCCCCCGCGGCCCCACCGGTCCCCGCTGCCACCGCCGCCGGGCCCGGCCCGACGCACCCAGCCCCACCGCTGACGGGACgtgccgggatggagccgggatggagccggtcCGAGCCACGCTCCCCTCCGGCGCCGCGCCCGCTCGGCTGCCCCATGCGGTACCTCTGGTCCCCGCGGGATGCGCGGCTCCGGCAGCGCCGAGCGAGAGCGTCCAGCTGATCCGAGCCgcgccgagccgagccgagccgagccgcaccgagccgagccgagccgcaccgagccgagccgagccgagccgagccgcaccgagccgagccgagccgcaccgagccgagccgagccgcaCCGAGCCGAGCCGcaccgagccgagccgagccgagccgagccgtgccgccCCTCTccgccccggcccgccccgcgccgTGCCCAAGTGTCCGGGGCCGGCCCGCGCCCAGCGGCCCCTCTGCCGGTACAGCGAAGACGggccccgcggccccggccccgggaTGGGGCCCCCGGCCCGGCTGGGCACCGAGCCAGGCGGGGGTCGGGGCCCGGGGGGCGCTGCCCGCTGCGGGTCCCTCCTCCAGACAGCCCCGCCCGGGCTCGGGGCGGCCGCGCGCTGCCGTCCCACCCGCGCAGCCGTGGGCACTGGGACCCAGCCCGGGAGCGCCGAGCGCCTGCAGAGCCCCGTACCCACGGCAGCGTGGGCCCGGGCCGGGCTGGAAGAGCCCCCCCCACTCCGGCCTCTTGGCCACCGCTGCCCCAACCTCCCCCTCACCTCTGGGGCTGGGGCACGGAAGAGAAACCCTCAGTGCTGGATTGagccttccctctctccctcccggCGCTCTTCCAGAGGCCGCAGCAGGGCCCCAGAaacccaggctggtttgggtcggaagggccTTACGCTCATCCAGTCCCAGTCCCCTGCATGTTGCCAGGGGAGGCCAAgacctggtgagtgcctggagAGGTCGATGTGTGCGAGCTGCTTCGTTTGA
- the LOC136005728 gene encoding protein O-GlcNAcase-like isoform X16, translating to MSPHAFSHRGCPRAGCAVCVRHLCWPGHGVFKCWGSAPAAAKTQAQASVANEVYQELGQPPVFLFCPTEYCSSLCSPSPSQSCYLLTIGRELLPGIGVIWTGEHPARQCGICGPVQLLSGSAVREPCSHGLPPWRGSSKQTAPSRSLPAPGCAAPAGQAGGRAVGVLAAGVRWGDLTLIPLLSTQVCACPYCERAHARLCCAAPGPKVVSQELSPMLLEEVEGVLRRRPIIWDNLYANDYDCRRVFLGPYTGRAPGLMARLHGLLLNPNCELQANFIPIHTLGSWFRSELGSCAHPDHTGMEPAAGQGDSPGPQDGSYSPQEALELALHDWVAEINQQALEPGARSPGHASVSLKGGAELKPDTVGWDVLPDPRPHGTVPSGTDQHGPEPCGTAPEEGRRKVTLEPEQDSGSRARAGGQQSPAGDREQLAAGSTESSEPASAVPSTAQTAQPTGAPAAAETLHSPGPPVCRSDGTSAAQNILPTGDARTGAGSSHQPCSSTQPEPSRADMPQTPPGPGAGASPVPTAPLIDGAGASPGPTASLTLEEARSSPMSLLIMEEARTSPTALVTPEEPNLSPMAPLTPEEARSSPTAPLTPEEPRSSPTAPLTPEEPRSSPTAPLTLGEVRMLVELFYLPYHHGPLAQRLLEHFRWLRANSLSVGVSAAAPDAGAGRCWRGRAQSFTRLCAQTCRLHARLVGAAGRALLYDLHPYLWDVRNVLLAASAFVQWLDGHLLCEPGPTGAWGSCFGWCQSITAPILPRGDAEPWARRGGLFGELQALLPVGNSSDLFYQPPPLFPSRQLYVLHPLQPRDKGELYRMCRESLDCDPKVTEILVAHPDLLGDRLLGSFLSLSPEYTFVLEDEAGPCGYAAGVLCAEGFLQQRDSGWLPAMRHKYPQDLAAGAPALGKDALEEALLFFHTEPAAVPLPVLQRFPSLVQLGTAARTLDTGASRSLALCLLSALRANGEHPLVCVHPTPSPLLPAPPRSWELAPPAPHLSAPPGCPHQGSPSPQ from the exons CCATCGGCCGGGAGCTGCTCCCAGGGATCGGTGTCATCTGGACCGGTGAGCACCCAGCCCGGCAATGTGGGATCTGTGGCCCCGTGCAGCTGCTCAGCGGGAGCGCGGTCCGCGAACCCTGCAGCCACGGGCTCCCTCCctggagaggcagcagcaaacaAACAGCCCCATCACGGAGCCTCCCAGCTCCGGGGTGCGCAGCCccggcagggcaggcagggggtcGGGCTGTGGGTGTCCTGGCTGCCGGGGTGAGGTGGGGTGATTTGACCCTCATCCCCCTGCTCAGCACCCAGGTGTGTGCATGTCCCTACTGTGAGCGTGCCCATGCAcgcctgtgctgtgctgctccagGGCCCAAGGTGGTGTCACAGGAGCTCTCAcccatgctgctggaggaggtggagggTGTCCTGCGGCGCCGGCCCATCATCTGGGACAACCTGTATGCCAACGACTACGACTGCAGACGTGTCTTCCTGGGACCCTACACGGGACGTGCCCCTGGCCTCATGGCCAGGCTCCATGGGCTGCTCCTCAACCCCAACTGTGAGCTCCAGGCCAACTTCATCCCCATACACACACTGGGGAGCTGGTTTCGGAGTGAGCTGGGGAGCTGTGCCCACCCTGACCACACAG GGATGGagcctgcagcaggacagggggACAGCCCAGGCCCGCAGGATGGAAGCTACAGTCCCCAGGAAGCCTTGGAACTTGCGCTGCACGACTGGGTGGCTGAGATAAACCAGCAAGCCTTGGAGCCAG GAGCAAGGAGCCCGGGACACGCCAGCGTCAGCCTCAagggaggagcagagctgaagcCTGACACAGTGGGATGGGACGTGCTGCCTGACCCCCGGCCCCACGGCACTGTTCCCAGTGGGACAGACCAGCATGGCCCTGAGCCCTGCGGCACGGCAccagaggaggggaggaggaaggtgacCTTGGAGCCCGAGCAGGACAGCGGGAGCAGAGCCCGTGCCGGTGGTCAGCAAAGCCCTGCCGGGGACAGGGAGCAGCTCGCTGCAGGGAGCACAGAGAGCAGCGAGCCCGcctctgctgtgcccagcacagcTCAGACTGCCCAGCCCACAGGAGCGCCGGCGGCTGCTGAGACCCTCCACAGCCCAGGGCCCCCCGTGTGCCGCAGCGATGGGACCAGCGCTGCCCAGAACATTCTGCCCACCGGTGATGCCAGGACGGGGGCTGGCAGCTcccaccagccctgcagcagcacccagcctgAGCCCAGTAGGGCTGATATGCCCCAGACACCCCCAGGGCCTGGGGCCGGTGCCAGCCCTGTCCCCACAGCACCGCTCATTGATGGGGCTGGTGCCAGCCCTGGCCCCACAGCATCATTGACCCTAGAGGAGGCCAGGTCCAGCCCCATGTCCCTGCTGATCATGGAGGAGGCCAGgaccagccccacagcactAGTGACCCCAGAGGAGCCCAACCTGAGCCCCATGGCACCATTGACCCCAGAGGAGGCCAggtccagccccacagcaccatTGACCCCAGAGGAGCCCAGGTCCAGCCCCACGGCACCATTGACCCCAGAGGAGCCCAGGTCCAGCCCCACGGCACCGCTGACTCTGGGGGAGGTTCGGATGCTGGTGGAGCTCTTCTACCTGCCCTATCATCACGGGCCGCTGGCGCAGCGCCTGCTGGAGCACTTTCGGTGGCTCCGGGCAAACAGCCTCAGCGTGGGGGTCTCTGCTGCGGCGCCCGATGCCGGTGCg GGCCGGTGCTGGCGTGGCCGAGCGCAGTCCTTCACGCGGCTCTGCGCCCAGACCTGCCGCCTGCACGCGCGCCTGGTGGGTGCTGCGGGGCGGGCGCTGCTCTACGACCTGCACCCCTACCTCTGGGACGTCCGCAACGTGCTGCTGGCCGCCAGCGCCTTCGTCCAGTGGCTCG ATGGCCATCTCCTCTGCGAGCCTGGCCCCACGGGCGCCTGGGGGAGCTGCTTTGGCT GGTGCCAGAGCATCACAGCCCCGATCCTGCCGCGGGGGGACGCTGAGCCCTGGGCACGGCGCGGTGGCCTCTTTGGAGAGCTGCAG GCGCTGCTGCCCGTGGGGAACAGCTCTGACCTCTTCTATCAGCCACCTCCGCTCTTCCCGTCCCGCCAGCTGTACGTCCTGCACCCGCTGCAGCCCCGGGACAAg GGAGAGCTTTACCGCATGTGCCGGGAGAGTCTGGACTGCGACCCCAAAGTCACAGAGATCCTTGTGGCCCACCCCGACCTGCTCGGTGACAG GCTGCTGGGCAGCTTCCTGAGCCTGAGCCCCGAGTACACCTTTGTGCTGGAGGATGAGGCTGGTCCCTGTGGCTACGCTGCCGGTGTGCTCTGCGCTGAAGGCTTCCTGCAGCAGCGAGACAGCGGCTGGCTGCCGGCCATGCGACACAAGTACCCCCAGGACTTGGCCGCAGGGGCCCCGGCACTGGGCAAG GATGCCCTGGAGGAAGCGCTGCTCTTCTTCCACACAGAGCCAGCGGCagtgcccctgcctgtgctgcagcgGTTCCCCTCCCTGGTGCAGCTGGGCACAGCCGCCCGCACGCTGGACACGGGGGCCAGCCGCAGCCTGGCCCTCTGCCTGCTGAGTGCGCTCAGGGCCAACGGTGAGCATCCCCTCGTGTGCGTTCATCCAACCCCTTCCCCACTGCTCCCTGCCCCACCACGGAGCTGGGAGCTGGCCCCACCTGCACCCCACCTCTCAGCACCACCGGGGTGCCCCCACCAGGGCTCCCCATCCCCTCAGTGA